The genomic window GTCGGCCGTCTCCTGTTTACCGATTTTCTCATCCCGTTTGAGATCACCTCCGTCATTCTTCTTATTGCCATTATCGGCGCCATGGTCTTAGCCAGGAGGTAGGTATTGATGTGCGAGGTGCAACGTTCAACGTTTGAAGTAAATCCCCCCTCGCGCCCCTTTATCAAAGGGGGGTTGGGAGGATTTGGTGCGAGGCCTGAAGTACCATGACTGGAACCGTGCCACTAAGCGCGTACCTGATCTTGAGCGCTGTCCTCTTTGTCATCGGGGTCGCCGGGGTACTGATCCGGCGCAATGTGCTGGTGATCTTCATGGCGATCGAACTGATGCTGAATGCGGTCAATCTTACCTTTGTGGCGTTCTCGAGGTTTCTCCACTCGATGGATGGACAGATCATTGTCTTGTTCGTAATGGCGGTGGCGGCGGCCGAGGTAGCAGTAGGGTTGGCCATCATCATTGCGCTGTATAGAAATAAAGAGTCCGTGAATGTGGACGATATCAATCTGCTGAAAGGGTAGGTACGTTCAACGTTCAATGTTGCGCCCGTTTTTCTTTCGGAACCTTGAACCTCGAACTGTGAACTCAGAACATGGGACTTGATGCTATGATTTGGCTGATTCCCATCATACCGCTGGCGGGGAGCCTCGTTGTCGGTCTGATGGGACGTCGGATATCGAGAGGGCTGGCGACAGGTATCGCCTGCGGCGCCCCATCGCTTTCGCTGCTCCTTTCCCTGATGGCCTTTACCCGTCTCCTTCAGATGCCGACGGATGAGCGCCTGCTTCGCTCCTCTCTCGGCTCCTGGATCGCCTCCGGAGATTTCTCGGTCTCGTTCGGATTTCTGTTCGATCCCCTCTCTGCCATCATGTCGCTGGTGGTCTGCGGGGTGGGCTTGCTGATTCATATCTACTCGATCGGCTATATGGGGGAGGACCGCGACTACCACCGCTTCTTTTCGCTGCTCAACCTCTTTCTGGCTGAGATGCTGATCCTGGTCCTGGCCGACAACTACCTCCTGCTCTTTGTGGGATGGGAGGGGGTGGGCCTTTGTTCGTACCTGTTGATCGGGTTCTGGTTTGATCGACCGGCTGCGGCATCGGCAGGCACCAAGGCCTTTCTGGTGAACCGAATCGGCGACGGCGCCATGGTGGTAGGGATGATCTGGATGATCCTGCTGTTCGGATCATTGGACTTTCAGACCGTATTTGCAGAAGCACCGACCTTGCTTGCGTATGGCTCTATAACCGCACTGCTTCTTACCCTCCTCCTGTTCGTCGGGGCAACCGGCAAGTCGGCCCAACTCCCATTGTATGTCTGGTTACCTGATGCGATGGAGGGACCTACCCCCGTCTCGGCGCTTATCCATGCTGCTACCATGGTGACGGCAGGCGTCTACCTGGTCGCCCGGTCTGCTCCCCTGTTCCAGCTCGCCCCCGTCACCCTGGAGATCGTGGCCTGGGTTGGTGGCCTTACGGCCCTCTATGCCGCAAGCATCGCCCTGGTTCAGACCGATATCAAGCGGATTATCGCTTACTCGACCATCTCCCAGCTCGGCTACATGTTTTTGGGCCTGGGAGTCGGGGCATACGCGGCGGGGATCTTCCATCTGATGACCCATGCCTTCTTCAAGGCGCTCCTCTTCCTGTCGGCCGGGTCGGTGATTCATGCGCTGGCCGGCGAGCAGGATATCAGGAAGATGGGAGGTTTGCGGAAGTCCCTCCGTGTCACCGCGACGAGCTTTCTTGTCGGCGCGCTGGCTAACGCCGGAATTGTCCCCTTCGCCGGTTTCTGGAGCAAGGACGAGATCCTTGCTGCCGTCTATGGTTCGGGACATCGGCTGCTCTGGGTCATTGGGGCGATGACCGCGGCGGGCACTGCATTGTACATGTTTCGTCTCTATTTCCTCGCCTTTGAGGGGAAGTCGAGGCTCGACGCGCATACGCTCAGCCACCTACACGAGGCGCCGTGGAGCATGCGCCTGCCGCTTGTGTTGTTGGCGCTCGGATCGGCGACCGTCGGGTTTGTCGGTGTCCCGCCGGGGTCAGGCCTGCTGCAACGCTTTCTGGATTCGGTCTTCCCGGTTGCGGCGCATGAGGGGGGCTCGGCCCCGCCGCTCTTTGAGATCTTGCTCGCAATTGTGGTGCTTGTAATGGCAGTGGGGGGAATCGCCATAGCCTTTCGTTACTGTCTCCTGAACCCCGAAAGATCCGAAGCGCTGGCTAGGCAATACCCCACCCTCTACCGCACCCTCTTGCATAAATATTGGGTTGACGAGCTGTACGATAAGGTTGTGATTCATCCGATCGTCACCTCTGCTCGCGCTGTATCGGAGTCGTTCGATACGCGCATTGTCGACGGGTCAGTCAACGGCATCGCGATGCTGACAACCCGGGCCGGCAGCCTGCTGAGGCGGCTGCACACCGGCCATGTTTCAGCCTATATCCTTTCGATCCTGATAGGCGCCGTGGCCCTCCTGGGATATCTGGCGTTTTCAGGATAAGGTGCAGGGAAAGGCATGAGTCAAACGGGCGTTCCGATCCTATCAGTACTTATTGCCCTTCCGCTATGTGGCGTTTTGTTGCTCGCATCTATCAATGGGGCACGGGAAGCGCTGATCAAGTGGCTTGCGCTGGGCATCTCCGGTCTGAACCTCCTGCTTTCTCTGATTGTGTATGTACGCTTTGATCCAGCCAGAGCCGATATGCAATTTGTCGAGCGGGTGCCGTGGATTGATTCGATCGGGAGTCACTATTTTCTCGGAGTTGATGGGATCAGTCTGCCGCTGTTGCTCCTCACGATGTTTCTCACGCCTATCGCCATTCTCGCCTCATTCTCAGGAATTGCGAATCGGGTGAAAGCGTACATGATCTGCATGCTGCTGCTGCAAAGCGGCATGATCGGAGTGTTTGTCGCCCTGGATCTGGTGCTCTTCTACGTCTTTTGGGAGGGGATGCTGATCCCGATGTATTTTCTGATCGGGGTCTGGGGCGGCCCAAGGCGGATCTATGCCACCGTGAAGTTTGTCCTCTATACGATGGCGGGAAGCGTCCTGATGCTGCTGGCGATGATCGCCGTGGCCTTCCTGCATCAAGAAAGCACGGGTCGGCTGACGTTTGACCTCCTGGAGCTGATCGGCGGGTCGATTCCGTATGGGACGCAACTGTTGCTGTTCTCCGCCTTTGCCCTTGCCTTTGCCATCAAGGTGCCGATGTTCCCGTTCCACACATGGCTTCCGGATGCCCATGTGGAGGCGCCGACGGCGGGAAGCGTATTGTTAGCCGGGGTGCTCTTGAAAATGGGAACCTACGGGTTCCTCCGATTCGCGCTCCCGCTCTTTCCGGAAGCCGCCGTCGCCTTTACCCCATTGATCTCTACGCTTGCCGTGATCGGCATCCTGTACGGCGCACTGGTTGCCATGGCTCAGGATGATCTGAAGCGGCTGGTGGCCTATAGCTCAGTAAGCCACCTGGGATTCGTGATGCTGGGTATCTTCGCCATGAACCCGCAGGCCGTAGAGGGCTCAATCCTCCAAATGGTTAATCATGGTCTTTCCACCGGCGCCCTCTTCCTGCTGGTTGGGATGATCTATGAGCGACGCCATACCAGGATGATAGAGGAGTTCGGCGGACTTTCGCGGGTGCTCCCTCGCTTCGCGCTCTGTTTCCTGGTTGTGACCATGTCTTCCATAGGCCTTCCGGGCCTGAACGGGTTTGTAGGAGAGTTCCTGATTCTGGCGGGGACATTCCGCGTCCACAAAGGATTTGCGGTACTCGCGACCATCGGGATTATCCTGGCAGCGGTCTATATGCTTCGGATGTGGCAACGTGTGATGTGGGGGCAAAGCCGACGGGCTGAGAATCTGACGCTCAACGATATCGGCCGGCGCGAGATGGCGATGCTGGTCCCGATCATCCTGCTCATACTATGGATCGGCCTGAATCCAAATCCCCTTCTCAGAAGGATGGATGCGTCGGTCGTGCAGCTCCTCTGCGATGTGCGAAGTACAGAGTGCGAAAGGCAAGGTACAGGGTGGAGGGTGTCGGGTGACGAAGCCGAACAGGTCTCCCCGTATTTTATCCGATACCCTACCCCCTACACCCTATACCCTGTTTTTGAGGTGCGGAGCGCGAATTGATGGAGCTTGTACTGCCTCAGATTGACTTAGCTCCCTTTGCGCCGCTCATACCGGTAGCCTTGGGCGGCCTGACGACACTGGTAGTGGATCTGTACCTTCCGCCTGGACGGAAACAGTGTGTCGCCATCCTGAGCCTGATAGCGATCGCTGCATCGATCTTTCTCTCGATTCACTCATGGGGAATAGTTCGCTACGGGCTTCATGACGCGGTCGTATCGGACCGGTTTTCGCTCTTCTTTTACCTTGTGCTCGGCCTGATTGGCATGCTGACCATCCTGCTGTCGATGGGCTACCTGGGCACAGCAGCCGCTGATCAGGGAGAGTATTATAGTCTGGTGCTCTTTTCGGTGTTGGGGATGATGCTGATGGCCGCAGGGGGAGACCTGATCGTCATATTCCTTGGGCTGGAAACCTTCTCGCTCGCCTTGTATACGCTTGCCGGGTTCTGGAAGACAGAGCTTCGCTCCAATGAGTCGGCGTTGAAGTACCTCCTGCTTGGCGCCTTCGCCAGTGCTTTTTTCCTCTATGGCATTGCCCTGATCTATGGAGCGACCGGTACGACCATGCTCCGGCAGATTACAGCCTTTCTTGCCGATGGGCAGCCCCCCACGCCCCTGTTTATAATCGGGGGAGGGTTGCTGCTGGTTGGGTTCGGATTCAAGATCGCCTCCGTTCCGTTCCATATGTGGGCCCCTGACGTGTATGAGGGGGCGCCCACCTCTGTCACCGCGTTCATGATCGCCGGGACCAAGGTGGCAGCATTTGCCGCCTTCCTGCGCGTATTTCTTCTGGCATTACCCGTCCTTCACGTGCAATGGTCGGTGGCGATCTGGATTCTGGCGGTCCTCACCATGACCGTGGGGAATCTGGTTGCTCTGGTTCAAGGCAACATTAAGCGGATGCTTGCCTATAGTTCGATCGCACATGCCGGGTATCTGTTGGTCGCGTTGGTCGCCGGTGGATCATCCGGGGTTACCGGCATTCTCTTCTACCTTGTCGCGTATGCCCTCATGAACCTTGGCGTCTTCGCCGTGATCATCGCGTTGCAAGGTCCTCAGCAGGAGCGGCTGTTGCTCACCGACTACGCCGGTCTCGGATGGCAGCGACCGGTCCTGGCTGCCTGCATGGCTGTGTTCATGTTTTCGCTGGCCGGGATCCCTCCAACAGCCGGTTTCATGGGCAAGCTGTACATCTTCAGCGCTGCCCTTGAAGGCGACTATCCGGGTCTGGCGGTGATCGGTGTTTTGAACAGCGTCGTTTCGGTCTACTTTTATCTTCGCGTCATCGTGATCATGTACATGAGTGAGGCAGCCTCCCCGCTTCCCGATCGGAGTCGAGGACAGAGTCTGTTCGTTCCGACATCTACAGCGGCTGTCCTGGCCGTCGCGATGTCTGTGCTGGGGACCCTTCACCTGGGTCTGTTTCCGGCAAGGTTATTGGACCTGGCGCGGCAGTCAGTCTCCGCTATTACAGGATGAAGAGGGTCTGAATCTATGAAAGCGATCAAGATTTCCGAGAAGACTGTCACGCGGCTTTC from Candidatus Methylomirabilis tolerans includes these protein-coding regions:
- a CDS encoding NADH-quinone oxidoreductase subunit J gives rise to the protein VGRLLFTDFLIPFEITSVILLIAIIGAMVLARR
- a CDS encoding NADH-quinone oxidoreductase subunit M — translated: MSQTGVPILSVLIALPLCGVLLLASINGAREALIKWLALGISGLNLLLSLIVYVRFDPARADMQFVERVPWIDSIGSHYFLGVDGISLPLLLLTMFLTPIAILASFSGIANRVKAYMICMLLLQSGMIGVFVALDLVLFYVFWEGMLIPMYFLIGVWGGPRRIYATVKFVLYTMAGSVLMLLAMIAVAFLHQESTGRLTFDLLELIGGSIPYGTQLLLFSAFALAFAIKVPMFPFHTWLPDAHVEAPTAGSVLLAGVLLKMGTYGFLRFALPLFPEAAVAFTPLISTLAVIGILYGALVAMAQDDLKRLVAYSSVSHLGFVMLGIFAMNPQAVEGSILQMVNHGLSTGALFLLVGMIYERRHTRMIEEFGGLSRVLPRFALCFLVVTMSSIGLPGLNGFVGEFLILAGTFRVHKGFAVLATIGIILAAVYMLRMWQRVMWGQSRRAENLTLNDIGRREMAMLVPIILLILWIGLNPNPLLRRMDASVVQLLCDVRSTECERQGTGWRVSGDEAEQVSPYFIRYPTPYTLYPVFEVRSAN
- the nuoL gene encoding NADH-quinone oxidoreductase subunit L — protein: MIWLIPIIPLAGSLVVGLMGRRISRGLATGIACGAPSLSLLLSLMAFTRLLQMPTDERLLRSSLGSWIASGDFSVSFGFLFDPLSAIMSLVVCGVGLLIHIYSIGYMGEDRDYHRFFSLLNLFLAEMLILVLADNYLLLFVGWEGVGLCSYLLIGFWFDRPAAASAGTKAFLVNRIGDGAMVVGMIWMILLFGSLDFQTVFAEAPTLLAYGSITALLLTLLLFVGATGKSAQLPLYVWLPDAMEGPTPVSALIHAATMVTAGVYLVARSAPLFQLAPVTLEIVAWVGGLTALYAASIALVQTDIKRIIAYSTISQLGYMFLGLGVGAYAAGIFHLMTHAFFKALLFLSAGSVIHALAGEQDIRKMGGLRKSLRVTATSFLVGALANAGIVPFAGFWSKDEILAAVYGSGHRLLWVIGAMTAAGTALYMFRLYFLAFEGKSRLDAHTLSHLHEAPWSMRLPLVLLALGSATVGFVGVPPGSGLLQRFLDSVFPVAAHEGGSAPPLFEILLAIVVLVMAVGGIAIAFRYCLLNPERSEALARQYPTLYRTLLHKYWVDELYDKVVIHPIVTSARAVSESFDTRIVDGSVNGIAMLTTRAGSLLRRLHTGHVSAYILSILIGAVALLGYLAFSG
- a CDS encoding NADH-quinone oxidoreductase subunit N, whose amino-acid sequence is MELVLPQIDLAPFAPLIPVALGGLTTLVVDLYLPPGRKQCVAILSLIAIAASIFLSIHSWGIVRYGLHDAVVSDRFSLFFYLVLGLIGMLTILLSMGYLGTAAADQGEYYSLVLFSVLGMMLMAAGGDLIVIFLGLETFSLALYTLAGFWKTELRSNESALKYLLLGAFASAFFLYGIALIYGATGTTMLRQITAFLADGQPPTPLFIIGGGLLLVGFGFKIASVPFHMWAPDVYEGAPTSVTAFMIAGTKVAAFAAFLRVFLLALPVLHVQWSVAIWILAVLTMTVGNLVALVQGNIKRMLAYSSIAHAGYLLVALVAGGSSGVTGILFYLVAYALMNLGVFAVIIALQGPQQERLLLTDYAGLGWQRPVLAACMAVFMFSLAGIPPTAGFMGKLYIFSAALEGDYPGLAVIGVLNSVVSVYFYLRVIVIMYMSEAASPLPDRSRGQSLFVPTSTAAVLAVAMSVLGTLHLGLFPARLLDLARQSVSAITG
- the nuoK gene encoding NADH-quinone oxidoreductase subunit NuoK, producing the protein MTGTVPLSAYLILSAVLFVIGVAGVLIRRNVLVIFMAIELMLNAVNLTFVAFSRFLHSMDGQIIVLFVMAVAAAEVAVGLAIIIALYRNKESVNVDDINLLKG